The Brassica oleracea var. oleracea cultivar TO1000 chromosome C7, BOL, whole genome shotgun sequence sequence GGATGAAGAAGCAATTAATTTATCCCGAGCGGTTTATATATATCTTTAGTGTTGGGCATATATCTGAAATGAGTGTCTTTAGTATAGTGGTAGAGTAGCATCCGCATTTGCTCTTGAACAGGGTTCGAACCTCAGCCCATCATTTTTTAATTTTGTTTAAAATTTCAATTTTTTGGCTTATATAAAGAGTTATTGTTTTTAATCATTCAAGGTTGTCCACATATATCTTATAATTATTAAGTGTTCGATCGAATGAGTCCAATAACTTAGTTCTAAACAATGATAAGTAATCATATAATATCATGCTTCCATTGTTGTCCAAACTAAGTGAAATATTTCTGAATTGGGTTGTCATCAACCAAATGATGTGGTAAATATATATAGATATTACCATTTCATTGGTTCCTATACAGATAATAAGATCACAGTATATAGTTAGTCATTATTATATTTTGATCAAACTATATAACATGGAAAAGATTAATAGTTTATGTTATGACTAAAGGAAACTTCAATCCAAAAACATCAACAACAAAGAAAAAAAAAACAATGCAAAGAGAGTGGTGCATATAGATGGAGCGCAAAGTCAATCCTGTCTTTTTAGTTTCTTCTGATTCTCAACTCCTCTTCAAGCATCTGCACACTGCATCATTTGAGACAATTGGAACAATCAAATCAAAATTTTCCTAAATTTTGGAAGTATCGTAAACAAAAAATATCAAAAGTGGAGTTTTATCTTTACTACTACTACCTTCTGCTCCAAGAAACGAACCTGAGAAGATAGAGCTGTCCCCCTTTATGTCTGCGAATATTCACAAACTTAAAAGAGTCGTAGCACTCTGTCCTCATCACAACAAATTGCAGCATATGTAAATACAATACATAAAAGATCATAATACAATATGTAAAAATCATAATACAATATGTAAATTGCTCAGAAGGATAAGAAGAAACCATATAACAAAATTGTATTAAGCCAGAAGTCTGAAAGGAAAAGAACATAAAGCCAAAAGAGAAACATAAAAGAACGACTTGGAATGCAGCAAAAAAAACAATCACTGCATAAGAAGATAAGTAGAAAACCCATTAGCCACTCTTGGGATGTTTTGCTTGGATCTCAGCGGCTTTTCTAGCCTTATCACCTGCAGTATCTCCAGAGCTTCCTGAAGAACCAGACCCAACACCTACAGTCGACGGCAGTGGAGCTTCTGGTGGGAGTATCTTGGTGACGGTTATGGTCTGAGTCTTGCCAGTCAGATTATGACCCGAGACCTTCACTATAAACTTAATTGTCTGCCCTATTGTATCAAGTAAAGCTTGCGGAACAGGCACGCAGTAATCAGCTCCTACTCCATCATTAGCCTAACATCCAAGCAAAATGCACATGAGTTGAGATAATATATGAATCGATGATGTCATAACTACTTTTCCGTAACCCAAACCTATTTGCTATACATAGACAGATTTGAAAATACCTCAAAGTAATTAGCAACCAACTCTGCTGCATGTTTACCAGTCAGCTCCTTGCCAGCATCACCAAGAATGACAAAAACTGCTTGCTCAGTCTTATCATACACAGACATCCTCGTGAGGTACCTACAACAAAAGAAGATTAGATACTAACGCTGCCAAAACATAGGTGAAAAGTCTCAGCACTTACTGAGGTACGCCTGTGACTTCAGTCTTCATGCACTTCTTGTTGTTGCAAATCAAAGAAGTATGCCCTTTGACCGCCTTGCTATTACATCCACCGCGGGAGATGTAATACCATGCATAACCCTGGACAACATCATCTATTGTCGCCATGCACTCAAACCAAGCAACCTTCATTGTGGAAAAATAAAATAAGCCTAGTAAGTACCCAAATACATGGAAACGAACGCAAAAACAGAACAATGCTTATACCTTAGAAGAGTCTTGCTTGATGTAAGAGAATAGCTCTTCAAGAGTCACTGACTCAGGCTTAGTGACTACCTCAGCTGCAATCCTATTAGCAATATCAGAGTTGGAATTCAGCCTGAGAAAAAGACAGGAGCTCAAATACGTTAGAAAAGCCACATGAAATGTTTAAAAAAAATCGAACGAACGAAGAACTAAATACATATTTGTCTACCATTCAAGATAATCTCTAGTAGGCTGAACATCGGCATCCATAAACACCCGAGACGATGACATAGAAGTGAGAGCAAGGTGCCTGTTAATACCAAATGAACCAATGTGATTATTAAAAACATGCATTACTACCGCCTAATCACAGTACCCTGTGAACAATCCAAATCATCGATTAATATAATATTATCCCAATCAAAACTATACTAAAGCAAGAGGAAGTGTAAAAAAATCCAAACTCTCTCAACCGATCAATAGTAAAGCAAGAGGAAGAAGCTAAAAAGTCAGACAAACCTCTCGGTCGATAAGGAGCATCTCTTGTTCAATCAAGGTTTTCGTGTTTGGATTGCGAGCCTCCCAGAAGTGAATCAAACGAAACATCAAGTCAGCTTCGCGTGGGCCGTGTGGAACATCTCTGAACAACATCGCTTGTTCGCCACGCGCGGAGGAGAGAGCGGTAGCAGCGTCTGGGTTCATCGGATTGGCAGATGAAACAGCAGTCCTCTCGTTAGGTTTTATCACAGTCGCGGAGGCGGCAATAGACTTCCCGTTTCGTTTCACAGACGCGGAGGAGACGACGGTCTTCTCGCTGATCTTGTGGTCGGTGGAGATCGAAGATCCGCTTGGTTTCACAGACGCGGAGGAGACGACGGTCTTCTCGCTGTTCTTGCGCTCGGTGGAGATCGAAGATTTGCCGGTGGGTTCCATTGCAATGAATTTTAGTGAGAAAATTATCAACTTTGACGGAAGCATAAGATAGGAAAACATATTTATAAACAGAAAAATGGTGAGGAAGGTGGAAAGGATCCATTGAATGATTTTAGTATAGTTTTGATTAGAACAGTTAATGGCGATATTACTAGGCAAAACGGTTTTGGAGAAAAGAGAGATGGAAGAGATGGAGGTCGAAAGGCGAGAGAAGATCGAAGGAAGAGATGGAAGTCCAAAGGTGAGTGAAGATCGAATTAGGGTTCTGAAGACGACGCGTAAGACATCAGAAGCCCAAACCTATCTAACTCGCGATGACGTGGCCATTTGCTGCATTATTATTGGACGAATTTACATGTCGACGTGGACCCCCTCAGAGGGCTTTATATCTGGCTTTTAGTATAGTTTTGATACTCCTCTGATTATTAAATTTTCAAATGGTTAATATGTGGCGACAGTGACAGAGTAAACCGTGATGGCATGCAAGATTAAGTACGTGCTAATAAGAATCTAATAAATGAAATATTCAATCGGTTGCATCTATTTCATGTTCGTTGTTAAGTTTAAAAGGTTCATGGAACAGTACTGTAATAACACGTAACACTTAAGAGAATCCATTAATTAAAAACAATAAGCAACGTTTGATTTTAATTTTTTTTTGAACCAAAACTTCTTATTTCATTGATTAGACTAGTAAAAATTACAACAATGGATACTGGTAGAAACAAATAGAAATCTCAAAACAAGAAACGAACTTTTGAAGCAATGGTTTAGCGTCTCGGTTTAAAACTGTGCAACCTCTAGGCACATTTGAAACCAGATGGAACCTTCTTACCACACTGGTTTAAGATAACACTCAATGAAATGGGAACATCTAGTTTGAGGCCAAGGAGATCAGCTTTTAAGGCGGTGCAAAGACAAACCGCAGCTTCGAGATCAACTAGACCTTTGATAAGTCCGCAACATTTGGATCTTTGTGGTAGAGAAACCTTTACCAAATCCAACACATTGGCACACACCTTGAATTTAAGAGCATTTTTACAAGTGGGTTTGCGGTAAGGGACTGGATTCGAGCTAACCAAGGTGAAGAAAAAGACATTCAAAATGAGGAGGAGAGCAATTTTAGAAAAAGCCATTGATGAATATATGAGTGGGGTTATAAGGGTTTTGTAATAAATAAGTTATAAGAAAACACTAAACACTCTCTCTTTACAAAGCTGGTGATGTTTTGTGTGAAGAATATGGAGAAAGTGCTGGGGCTTTAATAGGCGCATTTGATTGAGGCTGGGTAATTTATTTTTTACTACAAAGAGGGAAGAAAACGACAGAATCATTATTTTGATAAAACTACTACTAAATTAGAATTTGTTATGATCTGATTGATTTTGCAAACTGTCAAGGATTGTAAGTGGTTGGTTACATGTAACATGCAATAACCATTATATTATTGCCTCACTCAAAACAGAAGATATCGTTTGTATTATCAAATAATACATGTCTTATCATTTAATCAAAACAGCAATAAAACAGAAAGAAAGTGTTACTGGAATTATACATCAAGCTTATATATTAATCTTGGTATGGTCTGCCACTTTCTCCAGATATTAAAAATTTATTACATGTTAATACAAATATTTTTTATTTTAGTTAGTGAACGTGAACCAACCAGAAAATAGCTATGTCGCCTAAATATGTTTTTATCTTTATATTTACTTAATAATACATAAAATAACACAGATTTAAATATTTAAAACGAAATGCATACAATATAGCAAAGATGCCAAATATTGTGAAGCAGTCAAACCAAACAGAAAACTGATATTTACATCAGTTTCAATTTTTTGACGAGAATTGAACACAAAATAATAGAAACTTATGATTTTAGGTGATTCAAATCATGAAAATTTTAATTTCATATTAAGATTAGTACCCTTTGAGATTATCATATTTAGTAATGATTTGAAATTGTAGAAAGGTTTTTGGCCAAGTAGTTAGCTTCTTCTTCCTATTTCTTATATTAGCCATTGAATTGTTATTATTTTAACTATTTATATTTTTTAATATCATTTTATTTTACTGTAAATTTTTTGTGTCTATAATTTATATTCCATTTTACGTGCTTCTGCAGTAACTAAACTGATATTTTTGAAACTATGTAACTGATATTTTTTAAACTATGTAGAATTAAAATTTGAAAAAATAAAATTATTATTATTCAATCCCGTTGGTCAAGTTACTTTTGGATTCATTTTATAGTTTACCAACAATTGTTTTGCGTCAGTTTTAAGGTTTTTGTGAATGCGACAAACTTATTTTTATTAACTTGCATCTAGTTTGTGTCTGCATATTTTTTTCTCTTTAGTCCTTAAGTTGCAAATATGCCCAGATTTTCTTTTTAAAATTTGGTTTAATGTACATCAAATATTTAAATAATTTATCAATTTGTTATAGTTTGCTAATCATTCCATTTATTCATATCTACAAATTGTATGCTTTAATTTTCTGAATTACTTAATCATCTAGATTAGCCTAAAATTATTTTATTTTTATTTTTACTCGTAATAACTTTTCTTCTTTAGCTTTATTCATTTATGTTCAGTTCATGTTTTTTTATTTCTTTGATATTTAGGGCATCAGTCTTTCTAGTAATTTTATCTAAATTTTGGAAATGGAACAACTAATAATACCTTTTTCCTTTAAAAATTGTACTTGTGTTGGTGGTTTAATTATTTGCTGGTTGGGTCTCATTGAATCATTAAAATCATGCTCCTCTGATTATTAANNNNNNNNNNNNNNNNNNNNNNNNNNNNNNNNNNNNNNNNNNNNNNNNNNNNNNNNNNNNNNNNNNNNNNNNNNNNNNNNNNNNNNNNNNNNNNNNNNNNNNNNNNNNNNNNNNNNNNNNNNNNNNNNNNNNNNNNNNNNNNNNNNNNNNNNNNNNNNNNNNNNNNNNNNNNNNNNNNNNNNNNNNNNNNNNNNNNNNNNNNNNNNNNNNNNNNNNNNNNNNNNNNNNNNNNNNNNNNNNNNNNNNNNNNNNNNNNNNNNNNNNNNNNNNNNNNNNNNNNNNNNNNNNNNNNNNNNNNNATGGATACTGGTAGAAACAAATAGAAATCTCAAAACAAGAAACAAACTTTTGAAGCAATGGTTTAGCGTCTCGGTTTAAAACTGTGCAACCTCTAGGCACATTTAAAACCAGATGGAACCTTCTTACCACACTGGTTTAAGATAACACTCAATGAAATGGGAACATTTAGTTTGAGGCCAAGGAGATCAGCTTTTAAGGCGGTGCAAAGACAAACCGCAGCTTCGAGATCAACTAGACCTTTGATAAGTCCGCAACATTTGGATCTTTGTGGTAGAGAAACCTTAACCAAATCCAACACATTGGCACACACCTTGAATTTAAGAGCATTTTTACAAGTGGGTTTGCGGTAAGGGACTGGATTCGAGCTAACCAAGGTGAAGAAAATGACATTCAAAATGAGGAGGAGAGCAATCTTAGAAAAAGACATTGATGAATATATGAGTTGGGTTATAAGGGTTTTGTAATATATAAGTTATAAGAAAACACTAAACACTCTCTCTTTGCAAAGCTTGTGATGTTTTGTGTGAAAGAATGTGGAGAAAGTGCTAGGGTTTTAATAGGCGAATTTGGTTGAGACTGGCTAATTTATTTTTTACTACAAAGAGGGGAGAAAACGACAGAATCATTATTTTGATAAAACTATTACTAAATTAGAATTTGTTATGATCTGATTGATTTTGCAAACTGTCAAGGATTGTAAGTGGTTGGTTACATGTAACATGCAATAACCATTATATTATTGCCTCACTCAAAACAGAAGATATCGTTTGTATTATCAAATATATACATGTCTTATAATTTAATCAAAACAGCAATAAAACAGAAAGAAAGTGTTAGCTTATTTGAACCAAAAAAAAAGTGTTCGCTTATAAATTAATCTTGGTATGGTCTGCCACTTTCTCCAGATATTAAAAATTTATTACATGTAAAATTTTTTTTTTTTTTTTGTCGACAACATTACAGACTCATATTGACTCTGTAAACCACACCGGGAGATATTGATCCATGTGAACGACGAAAGACGTTTGTTTCCTGACACTGCGTGCTAGGTTATCCGCCTTTGTATTTTGCGTATATATTTTATTTTAGTTACAGAACGAGAACCAACCAGAAAATAGCTATGTCGCCAAAATGTTATTAAATATTAGTAGATATGTGATTCGTCTTTATATTTATATAAAATACATAAAATAACACCGATTTAAATATTTAAAATGATATGCATAAAATATAGCAAAAATGCCAAATATTGTGAAGCAGTCAACCCAAAAACTGATATGTACATCAGTTTCAACTTTTTGACGAGAATAGAACACAAAAGAATAGAAACTTATGATTTTAGGTGATTCAAATCATGAAAATTTTAATTTTATTTTAAGATCAGTACCCTTTGAGATTATTATATTTAGTAATGATTTGAAATTGTAGAAAAGTTTTGGGAAATTCTCACAAATACCACATTCATAGTACCACTTTTCATGTTTACACTAACCCCATTTTTATACTCACTTTTAATGAAGGATAAAATACATTTATATCTCTAGGGTTAACTATTCTAGACTTAGGGTTTAGAATTGAGGGGTGGGTTAGGGTTTTTAGAATCTAAAATTTATGATTCTAATAAATATATAAATAAATACTTTAAAAAATATTTTTTTAAAATAGCTTCAAACATAATTTTCGATTTTCAAAAATAAATTTTGAAAAAATAAATTTGAAAAAAAAAGTTCAAAAAAAAATAAATTTATAAAAAAGTTCGAATTTGAAAAAGTATAACTCGAAAACATAAAAATTTATTTTTTTATTTAAATAATGATTTATTATATATATATATATATATAACAAAGATACAAGAGTCTT is a genomic window containing:
- the LOC106304170 gene encoding 14 kDa proline-rich protein DC2.15-like; this translates as MSFSKIALLLILNVIFFTLVSSNPVPYRKPTCKNALKFKVCANVLDLVKVSLPQRSKCCGLIKGLVDLEAAVCLCTALKADLLGLKLNVPISLSVILNQCGKKVPSGFKCA
- the LOC106303017 gene encoding 14 kDa proline-rich protein DC2.15-like, yielding MAFSKIALLLILNVFFFTLVSSNPVPYRKPTCKNALKFKVCANVLDLVKVSLPQRSKCCGLIKGLVDLEAAVCLCTALKADLLGLKLDVPISLSVILNQCGKKVPSGFKCA